The genomic stretch TCGGTTTTTTCTATGGATTCCTGCACCCTCCGAAGCACCTCCGCAATGGCTTTTTGCTCCTCAAGAGGGGGGAGGGGAAGGGGGAATTGTCTTACTTCTGAAAGATTTAGTGTTGGATATCCACTTTCCTTTTTAGCTGCCAACTTCGCACCCACCAGCACATAAAACAGATAATCCTGAATAGCTACCCTTTCATCTAATGAATTGACCGCACAGAGGTGACTAACTAAATAAGCATCAAAGGGAAGTCTTGCCCTTTTCTCCAAATATACAGAAGCTCCACTCTTGGGGAAAACAATAGTTCCTTTTGGGAAAAGTTTTAAGTTATGGAGCTTTACTGCTTCATCAGTAATCAGGTCATATGAGTAAATTCTGAAATTTGTATTTTCAATATGAGATACTCTCACGAACTTGTTTTTACCCCCATAATAAACTGAACCTTGAGGTGCTGAACCTCCCGAGGAAACCTCAGCCACCTCCCCCAATCTTACCACCCTCCAATCCTCCGGCAGAGGACCCAGCTCCGTGTCTCTTAAGCGCGTTTCCTCAAAAAACTCAAAGCCCATGGTATAAATTATAGAACTTCAGAATTCAGAGATATCTGACTCCTCCCAGACCCTCAGTCCACATACCTGAAAAGTTTGACCCTGCCCTCATAGTCTCTTTCTTGCTCAAAAAGCTAACTCACCAGAAAGGTAGCCTTCAAGAAGTGGGTCTGTTATCTCATAGCGTCCTCTGTCTATCTTTCTGAGAAGACCCATCAGCCTCAGCTTCTGTATGACCTTGCTGACCATCTGAGCCTTTATTTTCAGGCTCTCAAAAGGATTAACCCCCAACGCAATAGCCCGCAGGACATCAATCCCATGTTTAACCGTCCGTGCCTTATCCACAAGAAGCTCCACATAGCCCTTTTCTTCTGCCAGAAGTTCTTCAAGGGCAATCATTGGCTCAAGTCCTACCTGTAGCTTCTGGAAAAACCTTGAGGTGTAATAGGGGTGACCTCGCAGTGCTTCTATGACGCTTACTGCTACAGAGCTCATGGGTATGTGTATGTATGCAAACTCAAGCACTTCTCTAAGGTTCAGAGCCCTGAGCTCCATCATTGTCCCAAAGCGGAAAAAGGCGCCTCTTCTGTCCGCGAATATCTTTTCCATGAGGCTCTCCTGAGAGCCTGCAAAAATATAAGAAACTCTGTCGTGATGCTGAATCACACTTCTGAAAAGTTTTACAAGCCTGTCTTTTTCTCTGTATAACTCTCCAAATTCGTCGTAAGCAACCAGCACTCTCCTGTCCTTTTTCTGAGCTATTCTCTGGGGAATGTCCAGCACCTTTGAAAGTTCCAGTAGCGGGTCTCTCTTTTCGGAGATCAGTTCCAGCTCAACGCCAAACTCTTCAAAGACGGCTCTTGCCTTCAGTGAAAGACCTTTTACAAACCTTTTGATGCCCTCCGCCACTCCCAGCTCTTTCAGAAATTGCTCAAGCATGTGTTCCATCAAACTCTGAGGACTGTCAGAGTATGGCATGAGGTCTATGTAAAAGTTTATTGTCTGCCCATTCAGCTGATTCATCAGCCTCTTTATGAGGGTGGTCTTGCCGTATCTTCTGGGTGCAATCAGAACAAAGCTCTCACCACTCAGAACACCCCTTTCCAGCCTTTTGAGCTCCTCCTCTCTGTTTATAAACCACACGGTTTTATTATTATAAGTCTTTGGGGTTTATAAGTAAACCTGACTGGTTAAAAATTTTAAACCCTCACGGTTTATAAAGCCTCAAGCCCACCAGAATCTCCCACAGCCTTCTGTCTGCTTCCTTTCTTTCCTCCTCTGCCTCCTCCAGCTCCACTATAGCCTCCTCCAGAGGCAGGACCTCTTCGGCGTGGTTCTTTGACACATACCTTGAAGGGCTCAGATTATAGTCGTTGAGCCTTATCTCTTCCAGGCTTACTATCCTGCTTATGCCTTTCTCTTCTTTCCACTGGGTGTATATCTCATGAACCTTCTGTATGGTTTCATCTGGTAGGAAATTCTTGGGTCTCCCCTTCTGGTAGAAGTCTGATATGTCTATGAGAAGCACCTTTGACCTTCTCTCTGCGGGTTTGTTTTTTTCTATGACCATTATTATGCCTGGGGCTGTGGTGTTGTAAAAGAGGTTTTCCGGAAGCAGGACCACCGCAGATATGAGGTCTTTCTCTACAAACTCCTTCCTTATGTCCCTTTCTCTGTTTCTACCTTCGGTGCCACTTCCGCGGGAAACCGCTCCAGTATCGAGAACCACCGCCATTCTTCCCCCTTCTTTCAGGCTTGCATACATGTGCTGAACCCATCCCCAGTCGGCAGAGCTCTCCGGTGGATAACCAAAGTTAAACCTCTTGTATCTGTCTTCTTCGTATACGGACTGAGGAAACTTCTGGTTCCACATGGGATTGGCAAGGACCACATCAAAACGAATGCCGTCCTTTATGAAGGCTGGGTCTGTCATGGTGTTGCCAAGAGCAATCTCTGCTTCCATGTCGTGTATAAAGATGTTCATCTTCGCCATGGCGTAGGTGGTGTGGTTTATCTCCTGCCCGTAGAACTTCAGAGGTGCAACCTTACTATCTTTGCCATACTTCTCTTCAAAGACAATCTGACAGTTTATGAGAAGTCCTCCTGAGCCACAGCAGGGGTCGTATATATCTTCCCCGGGTCTGGGGTCCATAAGGCGCGCCATCATGAGGGCAACTTCCTTGGGAGTGTAGAACTCTCCCGCAGACTGTCCAGAGCCCTCTGCGAACTTTCTCAGCAGATACTCGTAGGCTCTTCCCAGTATGTCTGGCTCTACGTCTCTGAGCCCCAGTCTGTGCTTTGAAAGTATGTCCACCAGCCCTCTGAGGCTTTCATCGCTCACTATCCTCTGCCCTGCGGTGGTGGCATTAAAATCCACTATGTCCACCACGCCCTGAAGCTCCGGGTTGTGCCTTGCGATAGCCCTGACTGCGTTGGTAAGGTATTCACCGAGGTTTGTGGTCTGTTTTCTTATGTTGCTCCATCGGGCTTCTTCTGGTATGTAGAACCTTACAAGCCCTCCTCTCTTCAGGGCTTCTTCTGCGGACGCTTTACTGCCGAAGGTCTGAGCGAGCTCCTCCAGCTCATCTTCAAAGACATCAGAGAGCCTTTTTATGAATATAAGGGGAAGGATATAGTCCTTGTATTTTGGTGCGTCAACTTCGCCTCTTATGACGCAGGCAGCTTCCCACAGCCAGTTTTCAAGAGTTTTTATATCCATCGTATAAATTCTACTCTAACCTGTAATTCACCGGCAATCTGACAAGCACCTCCACCGGTGGCTTTGGGAAGAGGTGTGCCACCTTTCTGACCGTTTCCATTGCGTTTTTGTCCAGCACTTCGTAGCCTGAGCTTTCTGCTACCTTTACCTCCTTAAGTGTTCCATCCTCGCAAAGTCTGATAATCAAAACCACCCTTCCCTCCCAACCCATCCGGCGTGCTATGGGCGGGTAGCTTATATTTTTCTGCACTATCTGGGAAATTACAGAGAGTTTCTCCTTCAGATACTGGTCCCTCTGTTGCTGGAGAGAAGATGAAGTGTCTGTTTTGTGGGGAAACTCCTCTCCAGTTTTTCCTGCACCTGCCTTGGTCTCTGTGGTGTTAGTCTGATTAATCTGACCAGAAGGCACAGCTGAAGCAGTTGAGGGCTGAGAAGGTGCTGAGGAGTATGTGCCGATATCTGATGGCTGGAGTGTGGAACTTTCTTCTTTTTCCTGAGCGGGCTTAGCCTCTTGTGCTGGAGATGGTTTACGAGAGGCTGAGGGCTGGTTTATGGCTGGCAACCTTTCAGGAGCTTTTGAGACCATTCTGTCTTCCTTCCTGTGCTTTTCCGTGTGCTCCTTTTCTGGAGCTTTAACCTCTGTCACTCTCCTTTCAAACTCCATAAGACTGAGGTCAATCTCAAGGGGTCTCTTTGCGTTCTGAAGGTTCATGCCCGAAAGAAGGAGAATTATAAGTAAAAAAAGAAGATGAAGGAAAAGCGAGCCAACATAGGCTCTGAGCCTGTAGCTCATCTAACTACCTCCGTCCTTATGGAGACCCTTTCAAGGTTGTGTTTCTTTAAAAGGTCCAGAAGGCTTACAAGGCTCTGGAGGCTTGCCTGACTGTCTCCTGATATGCTTATGCGTGTAGAGGGGTCAAGGCTTCTGAGGATGCTCTCAAGCTCCCGAAGGCTCACCTCTCTACCTTCAAAGAACAGCCTTCCATCCTTTGTGAGAACTATTTCAAGGCTACTGAGCGTCTCTTCATGCTTCTGACTTGCCTTTGGGAGGTTTACGGGAATTGAACCCTGCACCACAAAGGTGGCGGTGATAAGCACAATGGTAAGCAGGACCAGCATAATGTCCACAAGAGGTATGACGTTTATGGAGCTGAATTCCTTATCTTCCATTTTTTGCCTCCCACAGGGCAAGTTTTTCACGCACCTTCCTGAGAAGGTAGTTGTAGAGCACCGACGAGGGTATGGCGACCAGAAGACCCACCGCAGTAGCCTTCAGTGCAAGAGCGAGCCCCACCATCACCTTCTGAGTATCTACAAAACCTTCCTGACCAATGGTGTAAAAGGTGAGCATTATGCCAAGCACTGTCCCCAAAAGCCCTATGTAGGGTGCATTGGAGGCAGTAGAGGCGATTACAAAAAGACCCTTTGTGAGCTCCATTTCCAGCTCCTGCCGGCTTTTGAAGTCCTCCAGATTAACCCTTCTGTAAAAGCTCAGCCTCTCAAGCGCTATACCCACAGAGATAAAGCTCAGAAGCAGCAAAAGCCCTATAACTCCATAGTCCACAGAAAGCCTGAGCCATTCCATGGTGTTAATTTTAATTTAATGTCTGTGGTGAACTGGCGGAAAATTTAACATCACCCATATCTGCAATGCAGAAAGGAGAAGGTAGAAGATGGGTAAGGCTGAGGCAATAAGGTGAGCCATGCCTGCTCTACCCAGTCCAAGAAATCTGAGCTTCTTCCACATAATATGAAGGCTCCAGAAACCCGCTATAAAAGGGAATATCCTGAAAGCCATAAGCCACTTCTCCCCTCTCTCTGCAAGGGGTTCAACGCTCAAGCCAAGAGCAAAGGCTTGAGAAAAGCCGTTCACTATGTTGTGATAGTACTCAACAAAGAAGAACTCAAGCACATGGGAAAGACCACCCACTATCATGAGAGGAGCAAAGGCGTATCCAAGGACAAGAAAGACCTTTTTATACTCAACTCCGTAAAGCCTTGATATTAGCCAGAAGCTACCAAGAGAGAGGAGCAGGGCTGTAAAAACACCAAGAAGCATGGCAAGAAGACCGCTAACATCAACCCACTTTGGAAGTCCAAAAAGGTTCTGAAGATATTTGCCCGTTATAACCCATGGCATGGACTCACCTATTCCACTTCTTGAAAGCCCGTGATGGAAACGCATAGTAAAGGTTATTACACCAACAAGTAGTATATATACCCAGACTTCCCATTCTTTTGGTGTTCTTATCTCTCTGTAGAGGGAGCTACCCAGCCTTCTTGCCTCAAGCCTTACCGCATCGCATGCCTGAGCACACTCCATGCAAAGAGTGCAGTTTGCCATTGAGTTTCTGTGGTCAAACTTTGAGGGGTTAAGCTCGTAAGGACAGGAAAGGGCACATTCTGGTTTTTTACAGGTTTTGCACTCCTCCTGATAGGTAGATAGCCAAAGGCTTCCAACCCTTGCAAAGGCAGTGTTTACAGACCCTATGGGACACAAATATTTACAGTAAGCCATGCCTCTGAAGAGAAAGAACACAAGAAGGGACAAAAGCGTAAATATGAAGAAAAACATAGCTGTTGTAAATGGATACCTCAAAACCTGTGGGAAGGTATAGACAACAAACCAGTAGGCAACTATGTTAGAACCGATAAGCCCTATGTATGGGTTTGCAAGCCATTTTGGAGGTCTAAGTCTGAGACCTATCTTAGTTATGTATTTTCCTAAAAACCCGTGAGGACATATCATACAAAAAACATTTCCAAGAGTTGGAAGGGTTATCACCATAAAGAAGGGCCAGAAAAGGCTCCAGAAAACCGCGGTTGTGAATATGTTCTCCCTTGTTGGGTTCACAAAGCCGTAAATTATGGCATAAAGTAGTAAAAACAGTGTAAGGCTTCTGTAGAACAGGAGCATATGCCTGTTTTTGAAAAGAAAAGAAAGAACAGGTATACCAAATATGTCCCCTTTGCTCCTGCTTGTTATGAAGTGAGCCCTGCTTACAGCCATGACTAAACCTCCTAAAATTGATAGCTTACCCTTACGGTAAAGGTTCTTGGTGGTGCTGGGGTGTATCTCTTTCTTGCAGTAGATGGGTCTGCAGAAGTGTCCTTTGTAACCTCCACCGCATACCTTTTATCAAAGAGGTTGTCTGCGTTGAGGGCAAAGTCCCATCTGCCCTTCTCGTAACCAAGCATCAGGCTTGTTATAAAGCTATAGCCTCCATATTTTTCCGAATTTGCGTTGTCTATGTAGTAACTGCCCCACGTGTCTGACTGCACTCTCACCTTAAAGCCAGAAGGATGCTTATACATGGCATAGAGTGAGTAATAGTGCTCTGGGATGTAAGGTAGCCTTTTACCGCTCCTGTCAAGGTTTACAGTCTGGTTTCCAATTCTTACAGGCTCGTAAAACCTTTTAAAGGTATAATGCTGATAGCTGTAGCCAGCCCCAAGGCTGAGCCCATGTAAAGGCGAGAGGTTAACATCAAGCTCAAAGCCCTTCCTTTCTGTCTTTCCAGCATTTATGAACTTTGTAATTCCATCCTCAAAATACCTTACGACCTCATCCTTAACAGGGGAGAAGTAAAAGGCTGTGTCCATACTGAGCATACCTTTTCTCAGCTTCACACCTGCTTCGTAGTTTTCAACCTTTGCCATCTTGAGAGCCGGGTTTGAAGATAGCTCACTGCTTGTTGGGGTCTGAGCTCCTCGTGCGTAGGTGGCATAAAGATTAACACCTTCATAAAGCCTGTAAACAAGGCCTACTTTCGGATTTACAGAGTTGTAGGTTTTTTCCCTTGAATAGTCAAAGCAGTTTTCCATAGACGGACTAGGACAGCTTCTGTAATTTCCAGTAGAGAAGTCATAATCTCCCCACTTGTAGCCCCATATGTCAAATTTTACAGTGTCAAACCTTGCACCAACATCAAGGATAAGTTTGTTGAAGGTAAAGGATTGTTGAAGATAAAAGCCGTAAAGAGTGGTCTTCTGATTTTGCCTTTCTAGAAGGTCTCCAGCGCGGTCTGAAAGGGTTGAGATGATTCGTGGAGGATTTCCTGCAACCTGAACATCTGCATATCTGTAATACTTTGTTTTCTGTTCATCATGCCTCAGGGTAAAGCCAACAATTAAGACACCAAAAGTGTTCTTATAGTTGCCTTGAAGGTCTGCTCCGTATATCCAGGTATCCGCATCGTTTATTCTGCCAGTTACTGGGTGATAGTGGGTCCAGTGGTTCAGCCAGAAAACTGGCTTTAGCTCAAGGCTTCCTATGTTTTTTGTCAGCCTCGTGTTAAAAAACCATATCTCCGAATACCTTCCCATGTGCCTCCATGGGTCGGCAGTCTGCTGAACATCGCCTGTTTCCTTAAAGGTTGTCCACTGGTCTATCCTTCTAACAGGGTCAACTACAAGGGCACCGGGAAGCTGAAGGCTTGCCCTCGTATAGCCCAGATAAGATTCTACAGTAGTGCCGTCAGAAAACATGTAAGCCGGCTGAAGTGTTATTTGATTCGTCCAGAACTTGTTCCAGGGTCTCCAGCTGTTGTCTGTCTGCCTTCTACTTGCGGAGAAGGTAAAGTAAAAATTTTCAAGGCTTTTGGTGTAGTTTAAGTGAGAATAGAAGGTTCCAAAGTCTCCACCACCGACCTTTAAAATACCTCCCTTCCTTTCAAAGGGACTTATGGTCTGAACGCTTATAACACCACCCGCAGAATTAACCCCCCAGAGCGGGTTAGGACCTTTGTTAACTTCTATGGATTTCACCAGCTGTGTGTCCACAAAGTCAAGCCTTGTAAGACTATCTGGGTCCGTTATGGGAATGCCATTTAGAAGTATCATTATCTGTCTTACCCCATAAGGTGCTTGCAAACCTGAGCCTCTCAGTATAAGCCTTGTGTCATAGCCCTGATTTCTTGATTGTATAAACACACCAGGCACTCCGCTCAGGGCTTCTTGAAGGTTGAACATCTTTGTTTCCTTTATCCTCTCCTCTCCAACCACTTTGACGCTTGAGGGAACGTCCTCGGTTTTTCTCTCAAGCCTTGTTGCGGTTACGCTTACCTCTTGCACCTCAAGGCTCTGTGCGTAAGAAAGACCAGAAATCCCCAGAAGTAGCAAAATCTTACCCCTCATCGCAAACCTCCAGTAAATTTTCACTTGCTTTTAATCTTAAATTAAAGTAACGTAAAAGTCAAGTGATTTTAAAAAGATGGGGGGCTTCGCCCCCAAAAGGTATGCCATCAAGGACACACGAGGAAACCGAGGCGCACCACAGGTGGTAATATAACATAAAATTCACACAAAATCAACATGATTAAGGTCATAAGTTTTTTGTGGTAAAATATTCAAAAAGCTATGAGGTGCAGGCATGAAGTGGGATAATGTCTACGCATGGGAAGGCGGAGCAAGAGTTCCGCAAGAAGGGCAGTTTATAAGGCTCAGAGAAGACAAAAGCCTTGAGGTTCCCCACAATCCCATAATTCCCTACATAGAGGGGGATGGTATAGGTCCTGAGATTGCCCCGGCGATGATACACGTGGTGAACACCGCGGTGGAGAGGGCATACAGAGGGAGCAGAAGAATACACTGGGTGGAGGTGCTTGCCGGAGACAAGGCGGAAGAAAAGACGGGCAACCGCATGCCCGAGGAGACCCTTGAACTGCTAAAACAGGCAATAGTTTCCATAAAGGGACCCCTCGGCACCCCTGTGGGCAAAGGGGGAAAGTCTCTGAATGCCATCCTTCGCCAGTCCATGGACTTTTATTCTGCCATTAGACCCGTCTACTGGCTGGGTCAGCCCGCACCCATACCAAACCCCGAGAGGGTAAATGTGGCGGTCTTTAGGGAAAACTCCGACGACGTTTACATGAGCATAGAATACATGCCAAAGGCGGAAAATACCCAGAAGGTGAGGGAGTTTTTCATAAGGGAGATGGGAGTCTCCGAGTATGCCCTGCCCGAGGACTGCGGGATAACGGTAAAGCCCATGAGCGAATACAAGACAAAAAGGCATGTGCGTAAGGCTCTGCGGTGGGCTCTGGAGAACAACAAAAAGGTGGTGGCGGTGGTTGGCAAGGGCAACATAATGAAGGCGACAGAAGGCGCCTTTATGAACTGGGCTTTTGAGGTGGCAAAGGAGCCGGAGTTTGAGGGTCGCGTCATCACAGATGGAGAGCCTCAGGATGGTCAGGTAAAGATGGTAAAGGTGATAACTGACCAGATGCTCATGCAACTGGTCCTGAAGCCCGAAGCCTACGACGTTATCATCACCCAGAACCTCAACGGAGACTACATATCTGACCTTGCGTCCGCCCTTGTGGGAGGTCCGGGCTTTGTCCCCAGCGGAAACATAGGAGATGGATACGCCCTTTTTGAGAGCACCCACGGCACCGCCTACGACATAGCGGGTAAGGGGGTGGCAAACCCTCTATCCATTACGCTCTCCGGTGCCATGATGCTGGAATACCTTGGCTGGAAGGAAGCGGCGGAGCTGATATACGACGCGGTTCGCAGAGCAATAGGGGACAGGCTGGGAACGCCAGATATAGCAAACGGCTTCAGGAAGATGGGCATGGAGGCAAAAGAGCTTTCCACCATGAAGTTCGCAGAAGCTATAGCGGAAAGGATAGGACAGTGATATAATATTACTCAGGTATAGGGGGCTATGCCCCCATGACATCTTGGCAACTGAACAGGGCTTTTTTATATCCCGGAAGGGTGGGCAAGTCTGTCCATACTGCGGGGAGAGCCCCGCTACCTGCTATCGTCATCGTGCCATACGACCGTATGACCATACGACCATACGTATGGCTTTATGGTTTTATGGCGGTATGGCGTGTGCTTCTGAGCTTTGAAAGGCAAGGCTCTGAAATTGACAATGATACACTCAAGTCTGCAGAACCTCCGACTTCTGGCAAAAGACCCCCTTTTGAGAGGGGTGGGGGTCTGACAAAAGGCTTTATACATCTTACTTTGATTGATGTATGCTTTCAGGGTTTTAAGCCCACTATGAGGGATGGCGACTAAACTCAATAGTGATTTTGTCCACTCTCGTGAAGTTGTTTTAAGCCCACTATGAGGGATGGCGACGAGGTATGGGGTGGACAACCTTACACCTTTGTAGAAGTAGGTTTTAAGCCCACTATGAGGGATGGCGACTTCATCGTTTAGATGTTTTCTTACAAGTTCTATCATCGTTTTAAGCCCACTATGAGGGATGGCGACTCCACAAAGACAAAAAATTTTCTGTCCCTATAAAGGTGTTTTAAGCCCACTATGAGGGATGGCGACACGACGCTGTAAAGGCAATAAGAGAGTTCTACCCAAGTTTTAAGCCCACTATGAGGGATGGCGACAAGGCATAACATTTTTGAGGTTAGAAAGATAATGTTTGTTTTAAGCCCACTATGAGGGATGGCGACTTCCATGATACACCTCCTTAAAAGAAATTTTGATACCCGTTTTAAGCCCACTATGAGGGATGGAGACAACCCCCCGCCCCAGCCATAAACATGGGGCTTATACATGTTTTAAGCCCACTATGAGGGATATTCAACGGCTTTTGTGCGTCCTTTCACGCTCCCAGATTTATGCCTTTCGTCAGGGAACTCTGAAAAGGGCTTCTACAAGACTTCTGAACTTCTCTCCCCTGTCCTTGTAGTCCCTGAACATATCAAAAGACGCACAGGCGGGGGAAAAGAGTATGACACCCTCCGGTTTTGCAAGCTCAAAGCTCCTCTGCACTGCACTATCCAGGCTGTCTTCCAGATATATGTTGCATCCTGCCCACGCTCTTGCTATTCTTTCCCTTGCCTCACCGATTAGCACGCAGGCTTTTGTTTTTCTCCTTACCAGTTCCCTTATGCTCTCAAAGTCCCCTCCCTTGTCCCTGCCACCGGCTATGAGGACAACCCTGCCGTCCTCAAAGCTCTCAAGGGCAGACCTGAGGGCGTTTACGGTGGTGGACTTTGAATCGTTGTATACATCTATGCCCCCGAAGTTTCCAAGGTATTCCATCCTGTAGGGAAGTCCGGAGAAGGTGTATAACACCTCCCTTATGACCTCCACTGGCACATCCATAAGCCTTGCCATGGCACTGGCAAAGAGGGCGTTGTGCCAGTTGTGTTTTCCCCTTATCCTGAGCTTTTCTACCTCAAAGAGTTCCTCTCCGAGGAAGTAGGCTCTGCCATTTTTTACAAAGCCGTCCTGACCCTCCTCAAGCAGGTAAAACTTCCTTGCCCTGCTGGGAGTTTCCCTGACCTTTCTGTCAAGGGCATTAAGAAGCAGAAAGTCTTCTTCTCTCTGCCCTGCAAAGATGTTTCTCTTGCTCCAGAGGTAATCCTCCATGCTGGGATGCCAGTCAAGGTGGTCCTCAGAAAAGTTAAGAAAGGCACCACCCACGGGTCTGAAGGTCCTGAGAGTTTTCCCCTGAAAAGAGGAGACCTCAAGCACCGCAAGGCACGAGGGATTTTCGAGCACTATTCGTGATAGGGGCTTTCCTGCGTTGGCACCCTCTTCCACGTTGGCGTAGACCTCTTTTAGCATAAGGTATGTGAGCCTTGTTGTGGTTGACTTGCCGTCCGTGCCCGTGATGGCAAGGGCTCTGCCCCCAAAGAACCTCCACGCCAGCTCAAGCTCCCCTATGAGCTCTATATCCCTTTTCTGCGCCTCTTTCCAGAGGGGATGGTGCGGGGGGATACCCGGAGAGAGGACTACCATGTCTACAAGGTCAAGGTATTCTCTGAAGTTGTCCCCGCGTGCGTCGTCCCCTGCGTAGACCTCAAAGCCCTTTGCCTTCAGAAGCTCTACCGCAGAACTTCCGCTCACACCAAGACCCCACACAAGTGCTCTCTTCATGCTATATCTCCTTATGTATGCCTTCTATGTAAATTCTTTCAAGTATTCTCTTTGCTATGGGCGCTGCGGCAGCACCACCGGAGCCCCCATGTTCCACAAGAACGCCAATCACAAAAATGGGGTCCCTGTAAGGAGCAAAGCCCACAAACCACGCATGGTCTCTCAGATGATAGGGCA from Aquificaceae bacterium encodes the following:
- a CDS encoding energy transducer TonB; protein product: MSYRLRAYVGSLFLHLLFLLIILLLSGMNLQNAKRPLEIDLSLMEFERRVTEVKAPEKEHTEKHRKEDRMVSKAPERLPAINQPSASRKPSPAQEAKPAQEKEESSTLQPSDIGTYSSAPSQPSTASAVPSGQINQTNTTETKAGAGKTGEEFPHKTDTSSSLQQQRDQYLKEKLSVISQIVQKNISYPPIARRMGWEGRVVLIIRLCEDGTLKEVKVAESSGYEVLDKNAMETVRKVAHLFPKPPVEVLVRLPVNYRLE
- a CDS encoding ATP-binding protein → MWFINREEELKRLERGVLSGESFVLIAPRRYGKTTLIKRLMNQLNGQTINFYIDLMPYSDSPQSLMEHMLEQFLKELGVAEGIKRFVKGLSLKARAVFEEFGVELELISEKRDPLLELSKVLDIPQRIAQKKDRRVLVAYDEFGELYREKDRLVKLFRSVIQHHDRVSYIFAGSQESLMEKIFADRRGAFFRFGTMMELRALNLREVLEFAYIHIPMSSVAVSVIEALRGHPYYTSRFFQKLQVGLEPMIALEELLAEEKGYVELLVDKARTVKHGIDVLRAIALGVNPFESLKIKAQMVSKVIQKLRLMGLLRKIDRGRYEITDPLLEGYLSGELAF
- a CDS encoding class I SAM-dependent DNA methyltransferase, which codes for MDIKTLENWLWEAACVIRGEVDAPKYKDYILPLIFIKRLSDVFEDELEELAQTFGSKASAEEALKRGGLVRFYIPEEARWSNIRKQTTNLGEYLTNAVRAIARHNPELQGVVDIVDFNATTAGQRIVSDESLRGLVDILSKHRLGLRDVEPDILGRAYEYLLRKFAEGSGQSAGEFYTPKEVALMMARLMDPRPGEDIYDPCCGSGGLLINCQIVFEEKYGKDSKVAPLKFYGQEINHTTYAMAKMNIFIHDMEAEIALGNTMTDPAFIKDGIRFDVVLANPMWNQKFPQSVYEEDRYKRFNFGYPPESSADWGWVQHMYASLKEGGRMAVVLDTGAVSRGSGTEGRNRERDIRKEFVEKDLISAVVLLPENLFYNTTAPGIIMVIEKNKPAERRSKVLLIDISDFYQKGRPKNFLPDETIQKVHEIYTQWKEEKGISRIVSLEEIRLNDYNLSPSRYVSKNHAEEVLPLEEAIVELEEAEEERKEADRRLWEILVGLRLYKP
- a CDS encoding 4Fe-4S binding protein produces the protein MAVSRAHFITSRSKGDIFGIPVLSFLFKNRHMLLFYRSLTLFLLLYAIIYGFVNPTRENIFTTAVFWSLFWPFFMVITLPTLGNVFCMICPHGFLGKYITKIGLRLRPPKWLANPYIGLIGSNIVAYWFVVYTFPQVLRYPFTTAMFFFIFTLLSLLVFFLFRGMAYCKYLCPIGSVNTAFARVGSLWLSTYQEECKTCKKPECALSCPYELNPSKFDHRNSMANCTLCMECAQACDAVRLEARRLGSSLYREIRTPKEWEVWVYILLVGVITFTMRFHHGLSRSGIGESMPWVITGKYLQNLFGLPKWVDVSGLLAMLLGVFTALLLSLGSFWLISRLYGVEYKKVFLVLGYAFAPLMIVGGLSHVLEFFFVEYYHNIVNGFSQAFALGLSVEPLAERGEKWLMAFRIFPFIAGFWSLHIMWKKLRFLGLGRAGMAHLIASALPIFYLLLSALQIWVMLNFPPVHHRH
- the exbB gene encoding TonB-system energizer ExbB; the protein is MEWLRLSVDYGVIGLLLLLSFISVGIALERLSFYRRVNLEDFKSRQELEMELTKGLFVIASTASNAPYIGLLGTVLGIMLTFYTIGQEGFVDTQKVMVGLALALKATAVGLLVAIPSSVLYNYLLRKVREKLALWEAKNGR
- a CDS encoding biopolymer transporter ExbD; protein product: MEDKEFSSINVIPLVDIMLVLLTIVLITATFVVQGSIPVNLPKASQKHEETLSSLEIVLTKDGRLFFEGREVSLRELESILRSLDPSTRISISGDSQASLQSLVSLLDLLKKHNLERVSIRTEVVR
- a CDS encoding TonB-dependent receptor, with protein sequence MRGKILLLLGISGLSYAQSLEVQEVSVTATRLERKTEDVPSSVKVVGEERIKETKMFNLQEALSGVPGVFIQSRNQGYDTRLILRGSGLQAPYGVRQIMILLNGIPITDPDSLTRLDFVDTQLVKSIEVNKGPNPLWGVNSAGGVISVQTISPFERKGGILKVGGGDFGTFYSHLNYTKSLENFYFTFSASRRQTDNSWRPWNKFWTNQITLQPAYMFSDGTTVESYLGYTRASLQLPGALVVDPVRRIDQWTTFKETGDVQQTADPWRHMGRYSEIWFFNTRLTKNIGSLELKPVFWLNHWTHYHPVTGRINDADTWIYGADLQGNYKNTFGVLIVGFTLRHDEQKTKYYRYADVQVAGNPPRIISTLSDRAGDLLERQNQKTTLYGFYLQQSFTFNKLILDVGARFDTVKFDIWGYKWGDYDFSTGNYRSCPSPSMENCFDYSREKTYNSVNPKVGLVYRLYEGVNLYATYARGAQTPTSSELSSNPALKMAKVENYEAGVKLRKGMLSMDTAFYFSPVKDEVVRYFEDGITKFINAGKTERKGFELDVNLSPLHGLSLGAGYSYQHYTFKRFYEPVRIGNQTVNLDRSGKRLPYIPEHYYSLYAMYKHPSGFKVRVQSDTWGSYYIDNANSEKYGGYSFITSLMLGYEKGRWDFALNADNLFDKRYAVEVTKDTSADPSTARKRYTPAPPRTFTVRVSYQF
- a CDS encoding NADP-dependent isocitrate dehydrogenase, encoding MKWDNVYAWEGGARVPQEGQFIRLREDKSLEVPHNPIIPYIEGDGIGPEIAPAMIHVVNTAVERAYRGSRRIHWVEVLAGDKAEEKTGNRMPEETLELLKQAIVSIKGPLGTPVGKGGKSLNAILRQSMDFYSAIRPVYWLGQPAPIPNPERVNVAVFRENSDDVYMSIEYMPKAENTQKVREFFIREMGVSEYALPEDCGITVKPMSEYKTKRHVRKALRWALENNKKVVAVVGKGNIMKATEGAFMNWAFEVAKEPEFEGRVITDGEPQDGQVKMVKVITDQMLMQLVLKPEAYDVIITQNLNGDYISDLASALVGGPGFVPSGNIGDGYALFESTHGTAYDIAGKGVANPLSITLSGAMMLEYLGWKEAAELIYDAVRRAIGDRLGTPDIANGFRKMGMEAKELSTMKFAEAIAERIGQ
- a CDS encoding restriction endonuclease subunit S translates to MGFEFFEETRLRDTELGPLPEDWRVVRLGEVAEVSSGGSAPQGSVYYGGKNKFVRVSHIENTNFRIYSYDLITDEAVKLHNLKLFPKGTIVFPKSGASVYLEKRARLPFDAYLVSHLCAVNSLDERVAIQDYLFYVLVGAKLAAKKESGYPTLNLSEVRQFPLPLPPLEEQKAIAEVLRRVQESIEKT